One genomic window of Solanum stenotomum isolate F172 chromosome 9, ASM1918654v1, whole genome shotgun sequence includes the following:
- the LOC125877243 gene encoding uncharacterized protein LOC125877243: MTCSLGGIGSCKGVIHAKTAHKVWQDLKDQFSQKNAPTIYQIQKSLASLSQGNMNISSYFTKLKGLWDELDTFRTFPSCNQIKAHTDQIEEDRVMQFLMGVNDIYNVVRSNILMMSPLPNVRQAYSLVIQEETQRQMTLKSIESFSIAAAVQRRTNSFFNKSKDNIVSIAIEKDTQLRINAL; encoded by the coding sequence aTGACTTGCTCACTCGGTGGAATCGGATCATGTAAAGGAGTCATCCATGCCAAGACGGCTCACAAAGTATGGCAGGATCTTAAAGAtcaattttctcaaaagaatGCACCAACAATATATCAGATTCAAAAATCATTAGCTTCACTCTCACAAGGTAACATGAATATTTCTTCCTATTTCACAAAACTCAAAGGTCTTTGGGATGAGTTAGATACATTTCGAACATTTCCCTCTTGCAATCAAATTAAAGCACACACCGATCAAATTGAAGAAGACCGTGTAATGCAATTTCTAATGGGTGTTAATGATATCTATAATGTTGTTCGATCTAATATTCTCATGATGTCTCCCCTACCTAATGTACGCCAAGCATATTCACTTGTTATTCAAGAGGAAACACAGAGACAAATGACGTTGAAATCAATAGAAAGTTTCTCTATTGCGGCTGCAGTTCAAAGGCGTACCAATAGTTTTTTCAACAAATCCAAGGATAACATTGTGAGCATTGCAATCGAGAAGGACACACAATTGAGAATTAACGCACTCTAA